From a single Sphingosinicellaceae bacterium genomic region:
- the xylB gene encoding xylulokinase codes for MFLGIDIGTSGVKAIVLDSHGAIVGQGTAALTVQRPQPSWSEQDPDDWWAATNAAVGAIDPAIRRSVRGVGLAGQMHGATLLGDDDRPLAPAILWNDGRSAAECAALEAEVPELRAIAGNIAMPGFTAPKLRWVRDHQPEVFAKVRTVLLPKDYVRLRMTGEKASDMSDSAGTLWLDVARREWSEDLLAACSLTTEHMPRLLEGSEVSGTLTADVAELWGMGRVPVAAGGGDNAAGAAGVGVVSDGKALLSLGTSGVIFVANDRFTPNPARAVHAFCHCLPDLWHQMSVHLSAAACIDWVARLTGASGAAELFARAELAGPGNGPELFLPYLSGERTPHNDAEVRGAFLRLDNDTTPNGLAQAVLEGVAFALADGLDVLREAGTAVSELAVIGGGARSRYWGETIAAAMGTRLVYLHGGEAGPALGAARLAQLAVDGGSPADVCVAPPTAHVIEPDSALADRLAPKRQAFCEAYARITPRFQPFPT; via the coding sequence ATGTTCCTCGGCATCGATATCGGCACGTCGGGCGTCAAGGCCATCGTCCTCGACAGCCACGGCGCGATCGTCGGCCAGGGCACCGCCGCACTGACCGTGCAGCGGCCGCAGCCGTCGTGGTCGGAGCAGGACCCCGACGACTGGTGGGCGGCGACCAATGCCGCGGTCGGGGCGATCGATCCCGCGATACGCCGCTCGGTGCGCGGCGTCGGGCTGGCGGGACAGATGCACGGCGCGACCCTGCTCGGCGACGACGACCGACCGCTGGCACCGGCGATCCTGTGGAACGACGGTCGATCGGCGGCCGAGTGCGCCGCGCTGGAGGCGGAGGTGCCCGAGCTGCGCGCCATCGCCGGCAACATCGCCATGCCGGGGTTCACCGCACCCAAGTTGCGCTGGGTCCGCGATCACCAGCCGGAGGTGTTCGCGAAGGTTCGCACCGTGCTGCTGCCCAAGGACTATGTCCGGCTGCGGATGACCGGCGAGAAGGCCTCCGACATGTCCGACTCCGCGGGCACCTTGTGGCTCGATGTCGCGCGGCGCGAGTGGAGCGAGGACCTGCTCGCGGCGTGCTCGCTGACCACCGAGCACATGCCGCGCCTTCTCGAAGGCAGCGAAGTGAGTGGCACGCTGACCGCGGACGTCGCCGAACTGTGGGGCATGGGCCGGGTGCCGGTCGCGGCGGGCGGGGGCGACAATGCCGCCGGAGCCGCCGGCGTCGGTGTCGTCAGCGACGGCAAGGCGCTGCTGTCGCTCGGCACGTCGGGCGTGATCTTCGTCGCGAACGACCGCTTCACGCCCAACCCGGCGCGCGCCGTCCATGCCTTCTGCCACTGCCTGCCCGACCTGTGGCACCAGATGTCGGTCCATCTCAGCGCCGCCGCGTGCATCGATTGGGTCGCGCGGCTGACCGGCGCGAGCGGCGCCGCCGAGCTGTTCGCGCGTGCCGAACTGGCGGGACCCGGCAACGGCCCCGAGCTGTTCCTGCCGTACCTGTCGGGCGAGCGCACCCCGCACAACGATGCCGAGGTCCGCGGTGCCTTCCTCCGCCTCGACAACGACACCACGCCGAACGGCCTCGCGCAGGCAGTGCTGGAGGGCGTCGCCTTCGCGCTCGCCGACGGGCTCGACGTGCTGCGCGAGGCTGGCACGGCGGTGTCCGAACTCGCGGTCATCGGCGGCGGCGCACGCTCGCGCTACTGGGGCGAGACGATCGCCGCCGCGATGGGCACGCGGCTGGTCTACCTCCACGGCGGCGAGGCCGGACCGGCGCTCGGCGCGGCACGGCTGGCGCAGCTTGCGGTCGATGGCGGCAGCCCGGCGGACGTCTGCGTCGCGCCGCCGACCGCGCATGTCATCGAGCCCGACTCCGCCCTCGCCGACCGCCTCGCCCCCAAGCGCCAGGCGTTCTGCGAGGCCTATGCGCGGATCACGCCCCGTTTCCAGCCGTTCCCGACCTGA
- a CDS encoding alpha/beta fold hydrolase, producing MPTIATNGIELCYEDFGDRAAPVVLLVMGLGAQLIFWPETLVEGLVARGYRVIRYDNRDVGQSTHLGDRGPPSRLQYVAALLGLPAGMPYSLRDMARDAVGLLDALGIAKAHVVGASMGGIIAQIVAAEHSGRVLSLVSVMSTSGRRGLPGPSPTVRNMMLRRAPVASRDAAVAGGTRLYAAIGGPLDGRAPGQLAELLGRAYDRGFDPAGAARQLGAIIADGSRVARLRRIRVPTLVIHGDRDPLVPLAGGRDTALNIRGARLEVVAGMGHDLPPAVVGPVTELIATHLDAVAGR from the coding sequence ATGCCGACCATCGCCACGAACGGTATCGAGCTGTGCTACGAGGACTTCGGTGACCGGGCGGCGCCGGTCGTGCTGCTGGTCATGGGGCTTGGCGCGCAGCTGATCTTCTGGCCCGAGACGCTGGTCGAGGGGCTGGTGGCGCGCGGCTACCGGGTGATCCGCTACGACAACCGCGACGTCGGCCAGTCGACGCACCTCGGCGATCGCGGCCCACCATCGCGGCTTCAATACGTCGCGGCACTGCTCGGCCTGCCCGCCGGAATGCCCTACTCGCTCCGTGACATGGCGCGCGATGCGGTCGGGTTGCTCGACGCGCTCGGCATTGCAAAAGCGCATGTCGTAGGGGCCTCAATGGGCGGCATAATCGCGCAGATCGTCGCCGCCGAGCACTCCGGACGCGTCCTCAGCCTCGTCTCGGTCATGTCGACGAGCGGGCGGCGCGGCCTGCCCGGCCCATCACCGACGGTGCGCAACATGATGCTGCGGCGCGCGCCCGTCGCCAGCCGCGACGCCGCGGTGGCGGGCGGTACCCGGCTGTATGCCGCGATCGGCGGACCGCTCGACGGACGCGCGCCGGGCCAGCTCGCCGAACTGCTGGGCCGCGCCTACGACCGTGGCTTCGACCCGGCCGGAGCCGCCCGCCAGCTTGGCGCGATCATCGCCGACGGCAGCCGCGTCGCGAGGCTGAGGCGCATCCGCGTGCCGACGCTCGTCATCCACGGCGACAGGGATCCGCTGGTGCCGCTTGCTGGTGGCAGGGACACGGCCCTGAACATCCGCGGAGCGAGGCTCGAGGTGGTCGCAGGAATGGGCCACGACCTGCCGCCCGCGGTCGTCGGCCCGGTGACCGAACTGATCGCGACGCACCTCGACGCGGTGGCGGGGCGCTAG
- a CDS encoding glycoside hydrolase family 43 protein, with protein MNHRLLATLAGALLVATAAPAAPARFAWLEYRGTDGPPVAAGSYRNPILAGFYPDPSIVRVGRDYYLVNSTFAWFPGIPVFHSRDLVHWQQVGNAIDRPGQLDFGKLEMSRGVFAPDISYHDGRFFIVNTCVDCGGNFVVTARDPAGPWSDPVWLPTVEGIDPALFFDRDGSAWLVNNRAPAGGSKYTGHRSIWIERFDPVALKMLGDARMIVDGGVDLASQPVWIEGPHIYRKGDAYYLVAAEGGTSVNHSEVVLRADTVTGPYIPAPATVNPVLTQRDQPADRADPVSAAGHAGLVELPDGRWWSVFLGTRPYAHDFYNTGRETFLLPVDWSGEWPIILPKGVAIPRTAPVPPLRQTPGIRPTTGSFTARDEFAGTKLGPEWMSMRGPAAYTLAGGELRLEPGAGIGDLARPAFVARRQQHTDAEVTTEVRFAPEDGQSAGLAALQNDAYFLTIALTRRAGRTLVRVARRAGEGDPHEGATIAELPLTATGPVRLRITARGGRYDFAYATGPEWITVARDVDATNLSTASAGGFVGTMIGPFAQAGR; from the coding sequence ATGAACCATCGCCTTCTCGCGACCCTGGCAGGAGCGCTGCTCGTAGCCACCGCCGCTCCCGCCGCCCCGGCACGCTTCGCCTGGCTCGAATACCGCGGCACCGACGGACCGCCGGTCGCGGCAGGCTCGTACCGCAACCCTATCCTCGCGGGCTTCTACCCCGACCCGAGCATCGTCCGCGTCGGGCGCGACTATTACCTCGTCAACTCGACCTTCGCGTGGTTCCCCGGCATCCCGGTCTTCCACAGCCGCGACCTCGTCCACTGGCAACAGGTCGGTAACGCCATCGACCGGCCCGGCCAGCTCGACTTCGGCAAGCTGGAAATGTCGCGCGGCGTGTTCGCGCCCGACATCTCGTACCACGACGGGCGCTTCTTCATCGTCAATACCTGCGTCGACTGCGGCGGCAACTTCGTCGTCACCGCGCGCGACCCCGCCGGCCCGTGGTCCGACCCGGTGTGGTTGCCGACCGTCGAGGGTATCGACCCGGCATTGTTCTTCGACCGCGACGGCAGCGCGTGGCTGGTCAACAACCGCGCTCCGGCCGGCGGCTCGAAATACACCGGGCATCGTTCAATCTGGATCGAGCGCTTCGATCCGGTCGCGCTCAAGATGCTCGGCGACGCGCGCATGATCGTCGACGGCGGTGTCGACCTCGCGAGCCAGCCGGTGTGGATCGAGGGGCCGCACATCTACCGCAAGGGCGACGCCTATTACCTGGTCGCGGCGGAGGGCGGCACCAGCGTCAATCACAGCGAGGTCGTGCTCCGCGCCGACACGGTCACCGGCCCGTACATCCCGGCGCCCGCGACGGTGAACCCGGTGCTGACCCAGCGCGACCAGCCAGCCGACCGTGCCGACCCGGTCAGCGCCGCCGGGCATGCAGGCCTCGTCGAGCTGCCCGACGGTCGCTGGTGGTCGGTTTTCCTCGGCACGCGGCCCTATGCCCACGACTTCTACAACACCGGCCGCGAGACCTTCCTGCTGCCCGTCGATTGGTCGGGCGAGTGGCCGATCATCCTGCCGAAGGGCGTCGCGATCCCGCGTACAGCGCCGGTGCCGCCGCTGCGCCAGACGCCGGGTATCCGCCCGACCACGGGCAGCTTCACGGCGCGCGACGAGTTCGCGGGCACGAAGCTTGGGCCCGAGTGGATGTCCATGCGCGGTCCTGCCGCCTACACGCTGGCCGGCGGCGAGTTGCGGCTCGAGCCGGGCGCCGGCATCGGCGACTTGGCGCGCCCGGCGTTTGTCGCCCGCCGCCAGCAGCATACCGATGCCGAGGTCACCACCGAAGTCCGCTTCGCTCCGGAGGACGGCCAATCCGCTGGACTCGCCGCACTTCAGAACGACGCGTACTTCCTGACGATCGCCCTGACCCGGCGCGCTGGTCGCACGCTGGTCCGCGTCGCGCGCCGGGCAGGGGAGGGCGACCCGCATGAGGGAGCGACCATCGCCGAATTGCCGCTGACCGCCACCGGCCCGGTGCGGCTGCGCATCACCGCGCGCGGCGGCCGCTACGACTTCGCCTACGCGACCGGCCCCGAGTGGATCACGGTGGCACGCGATGTCGACGCGACCAACCTCAGCACGGCTAGCGCCGGTGGCTTCGTCGGGACGATGATCGGGCCATTCGCGCAGGCGGGGCGTTGA
- a CDS encoding DUF899 family protein → MNAPSALVPAAELARRSPVRFPNESAEYRSARTALLAEEIELRRHLERVAAQRRALPPGGEVRGDYRFEGEDGPTDFDGLFGDKQTLAVYSFMFGPQRERPCPMCTNLLGSLDGTAGDIDQRIAFAVVARSPVERLVAFKRERGWQGLHLYRDLNDAYSRDYFGLLDDGSEVPALNVFTRSDGVIRHFWGGEMTGDAADPGQDPRGSPDLPPLWNILDLTPEGRGKDWYPSLAYGH, encoded by the coding sequence ATGAACGCACCCTCGGCTCTCGTTCCCGCTGCCGAGCTCGCACGCCGCAGCCCGGTCCGCTTCCCGAACGAGAGCGCCGAATACCGCTCTGCCCGCACCGCGCTCCTCGCCGAGGAAATCGAGCTCCGCCGCCACCTCGAACGCGTCGCCGCACAGCGTCGCGCCCTGCCGCCGGGCGGCGAGGTCCGCGGCGACTACCGGTTCGAGGGCGAGGACGGACCGACCGACTTCGACGGGCTGTTCGGGGACAAGCAGACGCTCGCCGTCTACAGCTTCATGTTCGGACCGCAGCGCGAGCGGCCCTGTCCGATGTGTACTAATTTGCTCGGCTCGCTCGACGGCACCGCTGGCGATATCGACCAGCGCATCGCCTTCGCGGTCGTCGCGCGCTCGCCGGTCGAGCGCCTCGTCGCCTTCAAGCGCGAGCGCGGCTGGCAAGGGCTGCACCTCTACCGCGACCTCAACGACGCGTATTCGAGGGACTATTTCGGCCTGCTCGACGACGGCTCAGAAGTCCCGGCGCTCAACGTCTTCACCCGCAGCGACGGCGTCATCCGGCACTTCTGGGGCGGCGAGATGACTGGCGACGCGGCCGACCCGGGCCAGGACCCGCGCGGCAGCCCCGACCTGCCGCCGCTGTGGAATATTCTCGACCTGACACCCGAGGGGCGCGGCAAGGACTGGTATCCCAGCCTCGCTTACGGCCACTAA
- a CDS encoding mannitol dehydrogenase family protein has translation MVRLGPDTLHRLPAETARPAYDRSAVKRGVVHIGIGAFHRAHQAVVFDDALAAGDLRWGITGVSLRSAGVRDQLVPQHGLYTLVVRDGDHETTRIIGSVLDILVGPEDPAAVIAALASPDTHIVTLTITEKGYKLDRATETLVAGDADVDHDLASLDAPVTAPGFLVAGLAARRRAGLPPFTVISCDNLPDNGRLLRGAVLAMARAHDPDLAAWIEREGAFPATMVDRIVPATTDADVTALAARLGVEDRAMVKTEPFIQWVIEDRFVGPRPDFAALGVQLTAEVAPWEAAKLRLLNGAHSGMAYLGGLAGIAFVHEVVALSAARRFVEALWDESAPTLDPPPGLDIAAYRTALMARFTNPALQHRTRQIAMDGSQKIPQRLFVPIMARRARGLPVDTLALAVAAWMRWQGGRADDGSGFTVDDPLAALTAAAVRDDPRAMVEALTAIPAIFPSALAADEGLKQLLAAKLATLGTEGARAALASYAEHPE, from the coding sequence ATTGTGAGGCTCGGCCCGGACACGCTCCACCGGCTGCCGGCCGAGACGGCGCGACCGGCCTACGACCGCAGCGCGGTCAAGCGCGGCGTCGTCCACATCGGTATCGGTGCGTTCCACCGCGCCCACCAGGCGGTGGTGTTCGACGATGCGCTGGCGGCGGGCGACCTGCGCTGGGGCATAACCGGGGTATCGCTGCGTTCGGCCGGCGTGCGCGACCAGCTCGTGCCGCAACACGGCCTCTACACGCTGGTCGTCCGCGACGGCGACCACGAGACGACGCGGATCATCGGCTCGGTCCTCGACATCCTCGTCGGCCCCGAGGACCCGGCGGCGGTGATTGCCGCGCTCGCCTCGCCCGACACCCACATCGTCACGCTGACCATCACCGAGAAGGGGTACAAGCTCGACCGGGCCACCGAGACTCTGGTCGCGGGCGATGCCGACGTCGACCACGACCTCGCCTCCCTCGATGCGCCGGTGACCGCGCCGGGTTTCCTGGTCGCCGGCCTCGCCGCACGGCGCCGCGCCGGCCTGCCGCCGTTCACCGTGATCTCGTGCGACAACCTCCCCGACAACGGCCGCCTCCTGCGCGGCGCGGTGCTGGCGATGGCGCGCGCGCACGACCCCGACCTCGCCGCCTGGATCGAGCGCGAGGGCGCGTTCCCTGCCACGATGGTCGACCGCATCGTGCCCGCGACCACCGACGCTGACGTCACCGCGCTCGCTGCCCGGCTCGGTGTCGAGGACCGCGCCATGGTCAAGACCGAGCCCTTCATCCAGTGGGTGATCGAGGACCGCTTTGTCGGGCCGCGCCCCGACTTCGCCGCGCTCGGCGTGCAGCTCACGGCCGAGGTCGCGCCGTGGGAGGCCGCGAAGCTTCGCCTGCTCAACGGCGCGCACTCGGGCATGGCCTATCTCGGCGGCCTGGCGGGCATCGCGTTCGTCCACGAGGTCGTCGCGCTTTCCGCCGCGCGCCGCTTTGTCGAGGCCCTGTGGGACGAGTCCGCGCCAACGCTCGACCCCCCGCCCGGCCTCGATATCGCCGCCTACCGCACGGCGTTGATGGCGCGCTTCACCAACCCGGCGCTCCAGCACCGCACCCGCCAGATCGCCATGGACGGTTCACAGAAAATCCCGCAGCGGCTGTTCGTGCCAATCATGGCGCGGCGTGCGCGCGGTCTCCCGGTCGACACGCTGGCGCTCGCGGTCGCGGCCTGGATGCGCTGGCAGGGCGGCCGTGCCGACGATGGGAGCGGCTTCACCGTCGACGATCCGCTCGCCGCTCTCACCGCGGCAGCGGTCCGCGACGATCCGCGTGCGATGGTCGAAGCCCTGACCGCGATTCCCGCGATCTTCCCGTCCGCGCTGGCTGCGGACGAGGGGCTGAAGCAATTGCTCGCGGCCAAACTCGCCACGCTGGGTACCGAAGGTGCCCGCGCGGCCCTCGCCAGCTATGCAGAGCATCCGGAATGA
- a CDS encoding DUF1697 domain-containing protein: MRVATHTLLSTAMLYPEHPSRLPFGMSPGKSPITSDGTAFVALLRAVAVGGTGKLPMTELKAMAEALGYTGVRTYIASGNLIFRAAATEAKVKAALEARLAAYAGKPVGVVVRTAAEMAAALAANPFKDAAPNRTVAIFLDVAPPSDTLAKVSGGTVEEVRLGTREIYVHYGNGMADSKLKIQDARAGTARNLNTVAKLAELAAAL; this comes from the coding sequence GTGAGGGTCGCGACGCACACATTGCTTTCGACCGCGATGCTTTACCCGGAGCACCCGTCCCGGTTACCCTTCGGCATGTCCCCCGGCAAATCGCCCATCACGTCCGACGGCACCGCATTCGTCGCGTTGTTGCGCGCGGTCGCCGTCGGCGGCACCGGCAAGCTGCCGATGACCGAGCTAAAGGCGATGGCCGAGGCGCTCGGCTACACCGGCGTCCGAACCTATATCGCCAGCGGGAACCTCATCTTTCGCGCCGCCGCAACCGAGGCGAAGGTCAAGGCCGCGCTCGAAGCGCGGCTCGCGGCATATGCGGGCAAGCCCGTCGGGGTCGTCGTCCGGACCGCGGCGGAAATGGCGGCCGCGCTCGCGGCGAACCCGTTCAAGGACGCCGCGCCGAACCGCACCGTGGCAATCTTCCTCGATGTGGCGCCGCCCAGCGACACCCTCGCGAAAGTCAGTGGCGGCACGGTCGAGGAGGTCCGGCTCGGCACGCGCGAGATTTACGTCCACTACGGCAACGGCATGGCGGATTCGAAGCTCAAGATCCAAGACGCCAGAGCCGGCACGGCGCGTAACCTGAACACGGTTGCCAAGCTCGCCGAACTGGCGGCCGCGCTCTAG
- a CDS encoding DDE-type integrase/transposase/recombinase, whose translation MRTVSMATRTELVAAISERYRSADRASKGRVLDEFVAVTGFHRKHAMRLMRAGPAVTTANVRIERRIYDEAARTALIVLWEAADRLCGKRLRPLIPILLEAMERHGHLDLAPAVRSQLTKMSAATIDRVLRAAKAGNRKPRRRGVAGTALRQSVPIRTFDDWDNPAPGYVEADLVSHSGPVAKGSFAWTFTLTDIATGWTECAPLLVREQTVLVAVLSEVRRLMPFPLLGFDTDNDSVFINETVRDYCAASDIAFTRCRPYRKNDQAWVEQKNGSVVRRLAGYRRFEGLEATVALAELYAASRLFVNFFQPSFKLAEKHRDGARVRKRYHAPATPYQRLLDDPRVSDKTRTRVRAIFADLDPVRLLRDIRAAQQRLVALADMVSPVPVSEQPAAPPLDAFLSSLQTIWQGGEARPTASNKPVIKRGRRRPDPLIEVSEQLKRWFEDEPWRTGRELLEKLQVERPDNYPDGLIRTVQRRLKVWRSEYAHALVFTHSGLAAESPTDTAMPVSVLVEG comes from the coding sequence ATGAGGACGGTGAGCATGGCAACGCGTACGGAGCTGGTCGCTGCGATCAGCGAACGGTACCGATCGGCTGATCGAGCAAGCAAGGGCCGGGTGCTGGACGAGTTCGTTGCGGTGACGGGATTTCACCGCAAGCATGCGATGCGGCTGATGCGGGCGGGCCCCGCGGTCACGACGGCGAACGTCCGCATCGAGCGTCGGATCTACGACGAGGCGGCCCGGACCGCGCTTATCGTGCTCTGGGAGGCGGCGGATCGGCTGTGCGGCAAGCGATTGCGACCGCTCATTCCGATCCTGCTGGAGGCGATGGAGCGCCATGGCCATCTGGACTTGGCGCCGGCGGTGAGGTCGCAGCTGACGAAGATGAGCGCGGCAACGATCGATCGCGTGCTTCGCGCCGCAAAGGCCGGTAATCGCAAACCGCGGCGACGTGGTGTCGCGGGAACGGCGCTCCGGCAAAGCGTACCGATCAGGACGTTTGACGACTGGGACAATCCGGCACCGGGGTATGTCGAAGCCGATCTCGTATCGCACAGCGGTCCGGTCGCGAAGGGAAGCTTTGCGTGGACGTTCACGTTGACTGACATCGCGACCGGCTGGACTGAGTGCGCGCCGCTACTGGTTCGCGAGCAGACGGTGCTCGTCGCGGTGCTTAGCGAGGTGCGCAGGCTGATGCCGTTCCCGCTGCTGGGGTTCGACACTGACAACGATAGCGTCTTCATCAACGAGACGGTGCGCGATTACTGCGCTGCCTCCGACATCGCGTTCACGCGCTGCCGACCCTATCGCAAGAACGACCAGGCATGGGTGGAGCAAAAGAACGGATCAGTCGTGCGCCGCCTGGCTGGCTATCGTCGCTTCGAGGGGCTGGAGGCGACCGTTGCGCTGGCTGAGCTGTACGCGGCGTCGCGCCTGTTCGTGAACTTCTTCCAGCCCTCGTTCAAGCTGGCCGAGAAGCACCGCGACGGTGCGCGGGTTCGCAAGCGCTATCATGCACCAGCGACGCCCTATCAGCGGTTGCTCGACGATCCGCGGGTATCTGATAAGACCCGGACACGCGTGCGTGCGATCTTTGCCGACCTCGATCCCGTCCGCTTGCTGCGCGATATCAGGGCGGCCCAACAGCGGCTGGTCGCCCTTGCCGACATGGTCAGCCCAGTACCGGTGAGCGAGCAGCCCGCGGCCCCACCATTGGACGCGTTCCTCTCCAGCTTGCAAACGATATGGCAGGGCGGTGAAGCGCGACCGACTGCATCCAATAAACCGGTCATCAAGCGCGGTCGTCGCCGTCCCGATCCGCTGATCGAGGTGAGCGAGCAGTTGAAGCGCTGGTTCGAGGACGAGCCGTGGCGCACCGGCAGGGAGCTGCTGGAAAAACTTCAGGTCGAGCGGCCCGACAACTATCCCGATGGCCTGATCCGTACCGTCCAGCGCCGCCTTAAGGTCTGGCGGTCCGAATACGCTCACGCACTGGTGTTCACTCATTCCGGGCTGGCGGCGGAATCTCCTACGGATACGGCGATGCCGGTGTCGGTGCTAGTCGAAGGTTGA
- a CDS encoding carboxymuconolactone decarboxylase family protein yields MDIPPRTARPRVTPLEVEQWEPKLREQMVAGRPVEMGESAAPVFNIFKTLANHPALARGFLRWGNQVLFRSTLPAREREIVILRVGWLCRATYEWHHHVTIGRDHAGLGDEDFAWIKAGPDAPGPADTDRALLRAVDELVGDHFIGDATWAELVKTWSTEQVIDLVFAVGNYTMVSMALNSFGVALEPGYGGPD; encoded by the coding sequence ATGGACATTCCGCCCCGCACCGCCCGCCCCCGCGTCACCCCACTGGAGGTCGAGCAGTGGGAGCCGAAGCTGCGCGAGCAGATGGTCGCCGGCCGCCCGGTCGAGATGGGCGAGAGCGCCGCGCCGGTGTTCAACATCTTCAAGACGCTCGCCAATCACCCGGCGCTGGCGCGGGGCTTCCTGCGCTGGGGCAACCAGGTGCTGTTCCGCTCGACGCTGCCCGCCCGCGAGCGCGAGATCGTCATCCTGCGCGTCGGCTGGCTGTGCCGTGCGACATACGAATGGCATCACCATGTCACTATCGGCCGCGATCACGCCGGGCTCGGCGACGAGGACTTCGCCTGGATCAAGGCCGGCCCCGACGCGCCCGGTCCTGCGGACACCGACCGGGCGCTGCTTCGCGCCGTCGACGAGCTGGTCGGCGATCACTTCATCGGCGACGCCACGTGGGCAGAACTGGTCAAGACCTGGTCGACCGAGCAGGTCATCGATCTTGTCTTCGCGGTCGGCAACTACACCATGGTGAGCATGGCCCTGAACAGCTTTGGCGTCGCGCTCGAGCCCGGCTACGGTGGTCCCGACTGA
- a CDS encoding glycoside hydrolase family 43 protein yields the protein MKFSGCVTAFACAVSVGAATAATAAPPARKYLSQPLVSSIYTADPSAHVFGGKIYIYPSHDIDGPTPEDDLGGHFEMRDYHALRMDKPGGKVTIGPVALDVKDVPWAEKQMWAPDAAYKNGTYYLYFPAKDRAGAFRIGVATSKDPMGPFKASPKPIKGSFSIDPAVFTDTDGKSYMYFGGIWGGQLQRNTTGKYDPNGSKTDLQADTKPALTAKVAALTPGMTEFAEAPRNVVILDKAGKPLLGGDHDRRFFEASWMHKYKGKYYFSYSTGDTHFLNYAIGDNPYGPFTYQGHFLLPVEGWTSHHSIVEWQGRWWLFYADSQLSGQTRLRNVKMTELFYNPDGTIKLIDPFLK from the coding sequence ATGAAGTTCAGTGGCTGTGTGACGGCATTCGCCTGCGCCGTTTCGGTCGGTGCGGCGACGGCGGCCACTGCGGCCCCGCCTGCGCGCAAGTACCTGTCGCAGCCGCTGGTCAGCTCGATCTACACCGCCGACCCGTCCGCGCACGTCTTCGGCGGCAAGATCTACATCTATCCGAGCCACGACATCGACGGGCCGACGCCTGAGGACGACCTCGGCGGCCATTTCGAGATGCGCGACTATCACGCGCTGCGCATGGACAAGCCCGGCGGCAAGGTCACGATCGGGCCGGTCGCGCTCGACGTGAAGGACGTGCCCTGGGCCGAGAAGCAGATGTGGGCGCCCGACGCGGCCTACAAGAACGGCACCTACTATCTGTATTTCCCCGCCAAGGATCGCGCCGGCGCGTTCCGCATCGGCGTCGCCACCTCGAAGGACCCGATGGGGCCGTTCAAGGCGAGCCCGAAGCCGATCAAGGGCAGCTTCTCGATCGACCCGGCGGTGTTCACCGACACCGACGGCAAGTCCTACATGTATTTCGGCGGCATCTGGGGTGGCCAGCTGCAGCGCAACACCACCGGCAAGTACGATCCCAACGGCTCCAAGACCGACCTGCAGGCGGACACCAAGCCGGCGCTGACCGCCAAGGTCGCCGCGCTGACGCCCGGCATGACCGAGTTCGCCGAGGCCCCGCGCAACGTCGTCATACTCGACAAGGCCGGCAAGCCGCTGCTCGGCGGCGACCACGACCGGCGCTTCTTCGAGGCGTCGTGGATGCACAAGTACAAGGGCAAGTATTACTTCAGCTATTCGACCGGGGACACGCACTTCCTGAACTACGCGATCGGCGACAACCCCTACGGCCCGTTCACCTACCAGGGCCATTTCCTGCTGCCGGTCGAGGGCTGGACCTCGCACCATTCGATCGTCGAGTGGCAGGGGCGGTGGTGGCTGTTCTATGCGGACAGCCAGTTGTCCGGGCAGACGCGGCTGCGCAACGTCAAGATGACCGAGCTGTTCTACAATCCGGACGGCACGATCAAGCTCATCGATCCGTTCCTGAAGTAG